DNA sequence from the Tachysurus fulvidraco isolate hzauxx_2018 chromosome 1, HZAU_PFXX_2.0, whole genome shotgun sequence genome:
CCAGAGTTGTAACCTTCTGGAGGTAGCAACATGGAACAGGTATGTACTGTATCTCTGTCTATGTAACTATCTAGCTCATTATGATGATCAGAAAGTTATTCCTATGGAGCAAGACTTTGGGATGAtgtcaatcattttaaaaagataaaaaagataTTTCAGTCTGATTAAATTGATAAAGGTTATTCCaatggtttattttaatttacctAGTTTAAGGAGAGTTTTCTGTCTGGTGGCGTTTCCTTTCTTCATACTGTGGTCGATGGCAAGCACTCTTATGAAGTGGGTAAGGTATTGACGAGTAAGCCAAGCGATTTTGGAAGGTAATAAAGAccattttattgtctttttaatGCAATTATGGCATGTCAAGCAAACAAAGTGTGTCTTCTTCTCATTACCGATTAACAGTccagcatagaaatgaatgaatagtgtttttttgtcatttttttttctttagaaaaggAGACAAGCTGCTGAAGATAAACAATGTTGAAACTCAGCATTTGACTCCGAAGAAGGTTGCCAGTATGCTAACCTCAGGGTCGCCAATGCTGGTGAGTagcttctctctttcacacaccacacacacacacacacacacacacacacacacacacacacacacacacacacacacgcacacacacactcgcacagcCCTAAGGCTGTAACGTTTCATTCGGGCGTTTATATATCTGTGCAGATTTCTAGAACTAtttcacacaggtacacacacccagtcacacccactcatacacccacacactcctAACAATCTGATTCGTTCGATTATTGTATGACATCAAAATAAAGCCGTGATTCAAACCAATTTTATGAATCAGCTCTCTGTCCACTAATCCATATTTACACATAATTTTGATTCAGTGCCAAGTTGATGCAgtccattttcttttatttttttctaattgtttaTAGTCAAGGTAAGGTACtgtagaaataaacagattCTAACTTTTGCCATAGGTTTTTTTGGAAGTGAGCCATgaatactctcactcactcactcactcactcactcactcactcactcactcactcactcactcactcactcactcactcattttctaccgcttatccaagtCATGAACAAATGAACACTAAAAGAGAATGACTCAAATTAAGACTCCAGATAATGATTCCAAATAAAATTTCCTGTACaatgtgttcatgttgtgcatttgttattattaacattacattatattttatataatgttttatttatactaaTTCCTGGAAACACTTCAACATACACTCAGATGAGGaaatgcacttttttatttgcttgacTTGAGTCAATGCATGAAGTTAGCAAGGAATTGACTACTGTATTACTGGGCTAAATCTTAGCTTACTCgttaaaacaataatttaaGCTCAATCAAGAATTTTTACAGCTTCTATGGGAAAGGacagaggaaatgaaagaaGCATTTGTTTGTGGCAGCGGTAGCAACATTTGGACTTTGTGtcaattaaaaacaagaagTGGGCCTAACTGATGAGATTTGTTTCCCCATATGTCTCCCTGTTTGTGCTTGTGCTGAGGACGATTTGGGTCTGGTTCCATTTAATTTTTGATGTACATTTTTACAATATGACTTCTGATATGTATTTTGGGTTTCTGAGGTGAGGAGTTTGACGTAGGCAGTATGATGGGGATGATTGTGATCAAGTCATTGCGCATTGGTTTCTGTGGTACAGTATTACTGTTCCTATTGCATTTGGGGGACATCCTTTCAGGTTAATCATGTAACTACTGCATTCTCTCGTCTTTCCTTATCTGAGAGAATGTTGTGAAATCTTGTGAGGACACTTGTCTAGAGACAATCAGTGAACTTTCTTTGAACTTTAGTGAACTGCTTTGTAGCTTTTTGCATTCGAGTGTtgttttataatgttgtttctGAGAATTTTAGGGAGAAAGCGTTCACTTACTGTATACCATGAATGATAGTAATTGTGAAATGGCATCTTTATATCTTTGACTGCATTTTTGAAAATGATTTATTCCCATGTAAACTTCCTGATTTATGCAGATGATGCACCAGGCAAGTATTGATAGTGATGAAAAGAAGAAATACCCAGGGTTTGATAGCATGAGACCCTTCCACAAGGAAACTAGCACTTTAAACTTCACTCTGGCCATGGTTCGCGAAACATGTCTgaatgaagaggaagaaaatcCACAGGTGCCTGAAGATTCTGAATGGAAGTGTAAGGAGAACAAATACGATACTTTCTCTGACGAAGAAATGCTGCTTGTGTCTATGACTAACACAAGTGTAGCAATTGTGCAAGCAAGAGGATGCAGTGAGCAAGACCCCTGCAGCAGTTGTGGTGGTAAAGGATGCACCTTCAATGATGTTGTCATGGCTAGTGTGCAGAGCACAGTCTCATCTGGTGAGGACTAAAGAAAAGACTCTTGcagtcaattttttttgttgttttagtaAAATGATTCAGTGCTTCATTTAGTTCTGTTTAGGATGTGTATTggaggggatgtggtagcctagtggttaaagtgttggactactgattggaaagGTCATGAGTTAaaattccaggtccaccaacctgccactgctgggtccctgagcaaggcccttaaccttcaattgctcagttgtataaactgaaataaaatgtaagtcactctgtataagggtgtctgctaaatgccagaaatgtaaatgtattacacCAGTGGCCTTTTAACTATTACTACTAAAACAAGAATAACCAACAACAGCCATTCCACACTTCTGTAAAAGttctttaaaatattcac
Encoded proteins:
- the LOC113657154 gene encoding uncharacterized protein LOC113657154; the encoded protein is MEQFKESFLSGGVSFLHTVVDGKHSYEVGKVLTSKPSDFGRKGDKLLKINNVETQHLTPKKVASMLTSGSPMLMMHQASIDSDEKKKYPGFDSMRPFHKETSTLNFTLAMVRETCLNEEEENPQVPEDSEWKCKENKYDTFSDEEMLLVSMTNTSVAIVQARGCSEQDPCSSCGGKGCTFNDVVMASVQSTVSSVCTEYVKKNFDCQVLIQSLLQKNICAENIRPGKAMSNSTKANITIYYYLSNAQDDFDKGVPVVLNFSDSATFLKCICKNGRPVLTLECCENSKLQSIYKNDPSTWPFVFYLKTTKENHRRFESAAYSGWFIHTKPSGMVNMDTGTNYSESNFYVIIHLGN